ACGAACGAGAAGCCCGCGTCCTTCACCGCGTCGAGCAGCGTCATATCGTCGATTTCGTGCACGGCGATACCGGTGGTCCCGCGCGATGCGATGAAGCCGGGCAAGTCGATATAGCGGCGCCTCGCGTCGGCGCCCGCTTGGGCGGCGTCCAGCACGACGGTCGTCGCCGCGTGCGACAGGCCGGGCGCGGCGAGCATCGCGCCTGCGAGCGCGACGAGCTGCCGGCGGCGCGGGTTGGGCGTCGGGTTCTTCATATCGTCGTTTCCTTTGCGGTGCATCGCGGCGTCAGCGCGCGTTCGGCGCGGCCGCGCCCGTGTCGCATCGCAGCCGCTCGAACGCGATGCGCGCGCTCGCGATGCGTGCGCGCCGCGGCGCGTGCAGGTTGATCGAGCGCAGCGTCAGGCCGAGGAACAGCAGGCAACCGATCGTCTCGCAGATGTCCGTCGTCAGGCCGCTCACGAGCAGGAAGCACAGCATCAGCCAGACAGGCCGATCGTTCGCCGGCCGCGCGAGGATCAGGCGCACGAATGCGGCGAGGATCAGTGCGGCGCCGATCACGCCGAAGTTCGCGACCGTGTAGAGCGCCATGTTGTCCGCGTAGCCGACGTTGAAGCCGAAATCGGCTGTGTAGTAGCCGACCGCCGCGCCGAATCCGCCCGGCCCGATGCCGAACCAGATCATGTGCTCGCGCAGCAGCCCTTCGATCAGCAGCGGCCATGTGTTGATGAAGCGGTCCTGCATCGACGACAGCGAGCCCGAGCTGCCGACGTCCTGCGTGCTCGCGAGCGTCGCGATCCAGCCGGCGATCGGCAGCGCGATCGTGAGCGCGGTCGCCCAGAGGCACACGGTGCGAAGCGAATGCGCGCGCAGCATGCAATGCAGCGCGACGACGAGCGCGAGCGCGACGAGCGTCGTCTTGTTCGTCGTCGCCCAGATGCCGACCGCCGCGATCGAGAGCAGCGCGGCGAGCGCGAGCCGCGAGCGCAGGCGCGGGAAGATCCAGGTCGTCAGCAGTCCGATCATCAGGCCCGTCGTCGCGCTGCTGCGGCCGAAGCCGGGCAGCCGCGACGAGGTGCCGACATACGAGGATTTCGCGAGCTGCACGCTGACGCCGCCGATGTCGACGCTGCCGCCGACCCACGGCAGCTTCACGAAATAGTTGAGCAGCACGCCGCCGATGCACAGCAGCGCGAGCGCGACGAATGCGCCGAGCATTCGCGGCGACTCGAGCTTGTCGAGCGCTTGCGGCGGCATCACGATCGCGAACAGCATCGGCGCGATCGTCCAGATCCAGAAGCCGACCGCGCTCAGGCTCACGCCGTTCGCGAGCGACACGCACGTCTGCGCCGCGAGGTACGCGGCGACGAGCACGTGGCTCGCTTTCGGCTGCCGGACGATCGCGAGCCCGAGGCACGCAACCATCAGCGCCTTCGGCAGATAGCCGAGCGGCGCGACGCCGGCGAGCGACGTGTAGTAACGGATCGCGCCGGACAGCACGTCGCTCGCGACTGCGATGACGAACGTCGCCGCCCAGAGTCCGTGTATCTTCGAGATACGTGGCATCGGTGCGTAGTGGTCGGGTGGCGAGTCGAACTGCGGATCGAACCGCCGGGTCTTGCGGGCTGACATCGTCGGGTCTCGAACGGTTGCGGGCGCCGCCTTCAATCAGCGAGCGATGCCGCAACGAGGGCGGCGCCGGCTCGATTCGTCTGATTCACTCGGGCTGCGCGCCCGTGGACGCGTTCGCGCGGCCGGCCGTCGCCCGACGGCCCGGTTGGCGGGCGCCGCCGCCCAAGGGCGGCGGCGTCGAACATGGATCGACGCGCGAGCCATGCATCTGCGTCGAAGGATAGCGTTGCCGTCCGGCCGGGAAAGTACGACAGCCCACACTACGCGGATCGCGCAGAAGGCGGGGAATCGGCGTCGGCGGCGGCGAAAAATAGGGGGAAGACGATGGGAGGTGGCGCGCGATTGGCGGAAGGTCGCGCGCGGGCGAGGCGGCCGGCGCGGGCCGCGCGTGCGATCGTTAGCGGTGCGAAGTCATGCGGGGGGCGACGGATGTTGGGCCGGCGGGGCGATCGCGCGGCTCGGCGCCGTTTCGGCGTTTCGGTATGCCGGCGGTTCGCGTTCGATTGCCGCGCGAATGTCAGAAAGTGTGAGCGTGCCTGTCATCCGGACAGGCAATCTCGAAATGTCGTCGCGCCGAGGGCCGAAGCGCGCATGCGCCGGCTTCGACATCGTTCGATGCGCGCGCGACGATTCCAGCTTCGCGCCCGGCCGATCGCGCGGCCTCCTGGCGATGCCGAGCACGGGCGCGCTCGGCGCGCGGCGGCGTGCCGGCGCGCGCCGGGCGTCGATCGTCGGGCCGCGGCGTTACGCGCGCTGCCCCCATCCAACCATCCGCCCGAGCTTCGCGAACATCCCGTGCCGCGCGATCCATTCGGCGTACGCGCGATAGTCGGGATCGCGCATCAGATGCCGCTCCTCGGTTTTCGCGCGCAGCCAGTACAGCAGATTCACCGCGACGAGCGCCGCCGAATGCATGATCGCGAGACGCCATCCGAGCGGCTCGACGAACGGCACCGAGATCATCCAGTACGACAGGTTCTTCGCGAGATACGCGGGATGCTTCGTGAACCGGTACGGGCCCGACGTGATGATGCCGCGGTTGGTCAGGTTCGAGAAGCGCAGCCCGAACGAGATCGTCGACAATGCATAGCAGAGCAGCAGCACGACGATGACCGCGCCCCACGCGAATCGGATCACGGGCACCGACAGCAGCCAGTTGTCCCAGAACATCGAGCCTTCGTAGCGGATGTAGTTGTTCGCGATCAGCGACCAGAACGGTTGATAGCAGATCAGCGCGGCGAGCCAGCCGAGCGTCGTCGGCTCGGCGCTGCGCACGTGCGAATCGAGCAGGCGGAACGTGCACAGATAGCCGACCGCGCCGAACATCAGGTCCATCGTGTACGACAGGTCGTACATGAAGCGGAAAGTCGCGAGCGAGAACGGCGCGCTCGCGGCGCTCGCGAACGACGCGCCGATGCGCTCGGCATCCGTCGACAGATAGACGACCATCAGCGGCAGGAAGAACGCCTTCACGGCCCAGCCGGCGAGCATCTCGCGGATCGGCCGCCAGTCGGCCGGGCGCTGTCCGCGCAACAGCCACCGGCCCCAGCACAGATACGCGTCGTCGACGTCGCGCATGCGCCGGTCCATCCAGCCGAAATAGAGCGGCGCGGTGAGCGCGACGTACGGCGCGAGCATGCCGACGAGCGACCAGAACGGCTGGTAGAACGCGCCGTGATACTCGGGCAGCAGCCAGTAGACGAGCGCGAAGCCCGCGTACACCGACGCGAGCGCGGCGAGCCGCAGCGACACGCGCGCGATGCTGAGCGGCCGCAGCGCGCGATTCGCGAGGCCGGCGCTCGGCCGCAGATGGACGCGCGCGACGAACAGCTCGTATGCGCCGATCGTCGCGATGATCGCCGCGCACGCGAGCAGGCTGCGCTCGGTGCCCGTCAGCGCGGCCGCGCCGCGCGACGCCCACAGCGTGAAGAGCCCCGCGGCGATGCCGGCGAGGCCGATCGAAAATGGCGTCGCCGAACGCGGCGGCCGTTCTTGCGCGTTCGCGACGCTGTCGAGAGTGGATTGCATGTCATCCCCCGTGTCATGACATGGACGGCGGGCGGCCGGGCGTTTGGAATGGTTGGACCCGGCCGCCGCGCCGTTCGGCTTGCCTGCGCCTACTTGCCCGACACGCTGCCGAGCAGCCCGCCGATCAGGTTGGTCACGGGCGCGAGCAGGTTCGTCGTCGACGTGCCGCTCGCGGTCGCGCCGCCGGTCAGGCTGCCGACGACGCCCGTGGCGGGCGCGGTCGTCGTCGAGCCGGCGGTCGTGGCGGGCGGCGTTGCCGCGACGGCGCCGGTCATGCCGGCGGTCAGCGAGCCGACGAGATTCGTGACGGGCGCGAGCGCGGCGGTCAGGCCCGCCGTCGCGTTGCCGCCCGCCGAACCCGACAGGCCGCCGAGCAGGCCGGTGACGGGCGCGAGCGGATTCGTCGTCGCGCCCGGCTGCGTCGTGCCCGCCGTGAGGCCCGCGTTGGCGCCGAGCGTGCCGCTCAGCGAGCCCGCGACGCCGGTGATCGGCGCGAGCGGGTTGGTCGAGCCGCCGGACAGCACGCCGGTGATCGGCGCAAGCGGATTGGTCGTGCCGCCCGTCAGCAGGCCGCCGACGCTCGTGACCGTGTTGCCGAGCTGGCTGACGACGCCGCCGACCGCCTGGACCACCTGGTTGTTCGTCGAGCCCGACACCTTCGTGCCGGCCGCGTTCAGCCCGTTGCCGACGGTGGTCAGCAGGTTGTTGACCGGCGCGCCGAGGCCGGTGGCGGTGCCGATCGTCTGCGTCGTGCCGGAGACGGCGTTCGTGATCGGATTGATGATCGAGCTGACGCCCGTCTCGAGCTGCTGGATGGGCGCGCTCGTGAGCACGTTGTTCAGGCCTGAGCCGACCTGCGTGACGGTGCTGCCGAGCGTGCCGACCGCGCCGCCGAGCGGCGACGTGACGGGGGCGAGCGGCGCGAGCGGGCCGGTGCCGATGCTCGTCACGACGCCGCCGAGCGACGAAACCGCATTGCCGACGTTCGATACGACGCCCGATGTCGACGTGAGCGTCGGCCCGAGCGGGTTCGTCGACGTGCCGAGCGTGCCGAGGCCGGCGGCGGTGCCGTTGCCGAGCGTCTGGACGCCGTTGCCGAGCGAGCTGACGGCGTTGCCGAGGTTCGTGGTCGTCGCGCTGTTGACGCCCGGCACCGACGTCCCAGAGATCTGGTTGCCGGTGGCGGAGACGACGGTGCCCGTCGCGGTGATCAGGTTGCCGGTCTGCGCGAGGATATTGCCGAGCGGGGAGGAGGCGGTGCCGGAGGTGCCCGACGTACCGGAGGTGCCCGACGTACCGGAGGTGCCCGACGTACCGGAGGTGCCCGACGTACCGGAGGTGCCCGACGTACCGGAGGTGCCCGACGTACCGGAGGTGCCCGACGTACCGGAGGTGCCCGACGTACCGGAGGTCCCCGACGTGCCGGAGGTGCCCGACGTACCGGAGGTGCCCGACGTACCGGAGGTGCCCGACGTACCGGAAGTCCCCGAGGTGCCGGAAGTCCCCGAGGTGCCGGAAGTGCCCGACGTACCGGAAGTGCCCGAGGTGCCGGAAGTCCCCGAGGTGCCGGAGGTGCCCGAGGTACCGGAAGTCCCCGAGGTGCCGGAAGTGCCCGACGTACCGGAAGTGCCCGACGTACCGGAGGTCCCCGAGGTGCCCGAAGTCCCCGACGTGCCCGAAGTCCCCGAACCCGACGATCCGGACGTGCCGCCCGAACCCGACGTGCCGGAAGTGCCCGATGTACCGGAGGTCCCCGAAGTCCCCGAATTGCCGACGGTGGCGGGCTTGACGCCGCCGGCCGACAGCGACGGGCCGTCGACCGAGCCGCAGCCGGACAGAGCGAGAAGGGTGGAAATGCCGATTGCGATGGCCGATTTATTGAACAGTTTTTGCATGACAGGCTCCCAGATAAATCTTGATGCCAGTCGTCGATGCAATTTTCGTACCATTGGTTATTTCGTAGAGTTTATCTTCGTTAATGTATAAAAAATATTAAATGATCGATTAATCGTTCGAAATTCGCCGGAAAAGTCGGATTTTCTGCGAGGCCGCCATGAGCGTGTTCCGGTTCCGCTACGTGACGTTCCGCACGACGTAACGGGGGCGTCGGGAACGCGGAACGGAACATGGAACAAGGGGGGATCGCGAGAGCCGCGCATCGAACGTCAATGCGCGTACGGGCGGCGCGAATTCGAATGTGTCAAATGCGTTGCGATTCCTGACGAGAACGGCGCGATTCGAAAATGGGAGTGAGATCGATGCGGCTTTGACCGACCGTTCGGCCGGCATCGATCGACCGATCCGCACGCCGCCCATCGTGCCCCATCGTGCCCCATCGTGCCCCATCGTGCCCCGACACCGCCCCGACACCGCCGCGCATCCCGAACGGGCGACGCGCGGCGACTCCCTCCCGCTACTTGACCGAACTCGCGCTGACCTTCGCGAAGTCGAGGCTGCCGAAGCCGGTGTCGTCATCCCATCCGGACTTCGCGCTGTAGCCGTAGCTGTTGTAGCCATTGTTGCCCGACGTCACGTCGTGAATGAGCGACGGATTGCCCGGCAGGCCCTGGTAGAACGCCGACGTCGGCAGGCCGAGGCTGTTGCCGTTCGCCGATTCGACGCGCGCCCAGCCGCCGACGAAGATCGGCGACGCGAGGCTCGTGCCGCCGACCAACTGATTCGCTTGGCCGTTGATCACGAGATACGCGCCCGTCGCTTGGGCGGCGTCGAACGCGACGTCCGGCACGACGCGCTTCGTCACCGAGCTGCCGAGCGCGGCCGTCTGCCAGCTCGGCGCCGCTTCGTAGCCGCTGACGCCGCCGCCCGTCGCCCACAGGCGCACCGCGCTGTCGAGCGGCTGGCCGCTGCCGCTGACGTCCGCGTAGGCGAGCCCTTCGTTCCAGACGGT
The nucleotide sequence above comes from Burkholderia thailandensis E264. Encoded proteins:
- a CDS encoding membrane protein; protein product: MSARKTRRFDPQFDSPPDHYAPMPRISKIHGLWAATFVIAVASDVLSGAIRYYTSLAGVAPLGYLPKALMVACLGLAIVRQPKASHVLVAAYLAAQTCVSLANGVSLSAVGFWIWTIAPMLFAIVMPPQALDKLESPRMLGAFVALALLCIGGVLLNYFVKLPWVGGSVDIGGVSVQLAKSSYVGTSSRLPGFGRSSATTGLMIGLLTTWIFPRLRSRLALAALLSIAAVGIWATTNKTTLVALALVVALHCMLRAHSLRTVCLWATALTIALPIAGWIATLASTQDVGSSGSLSSMQDRFINTWPLLIEGLLREHMIWFGIGPGGFGAAVGYYTADFGFNVGYADNMALYTVANFGVIGAALILAAFVRLILARPANDRPVWLMLCFLLVSGLTTDICETIGCLLFLGLTLRSINLHAPRRARIASARIAFERLRCDTGAAAPNAR
- a CDS encoding methyltransferase family protein; this translates as MQSTLDSVANAQERPPRSATPFSIGLAGIAAGLFTLWASRGAAALTGTERSLLACAAIIATIGAYELFVARVHLRPSAGLANRALRPLSIARVSLRLAALASVYAGFALVYWLLPEYHGAFYQPFWSLVGMLAPYVALTAPLYFGWMDRRMRDVDDAYLCWGRWLLRGQRPADWRPIREMLAGWAVKAFFLPLMVVYLSTDAERIGASFASAASAPFSLATFRFMYDLSYTMDLMFGAVGYLCTFRLLDSHVRSAEPTTLGWLAALICYQPFWSLIANNYIRYEGSMFWDNWLLSVPVIRFAWGAVIVVLLLCYALSTISFGLRFSNLTNRGIITSGPYRFTKHPAYLAKNLSYWMISVPFVEPLGWRLAIMHSAALVAVNLLYWLRAKTEERHLMRDPDYRAYAEWIARHGMFAKLGRMVGWGQRA
- a CDS encoding collagen-like triple helix repeat-containing protein, coding for MQKLFNKSAIAIGISTLLALSGCGSVDGPSLSAGGVKPATVGNSGTSGTSGTSGTSGTSGSGGTSGSSGSGTSGTSGTSGTSGTSGTSGTSGTSGTSGTSGTSGTSGTSGTSGTSGTSGTSGTSGTSGTSGTSGTSGTSGTSGTSGTSGTSGTSGTSGTSGTSGTSGTSGTSGTSGTSGTSGTSGTSGTSGTSGTSGTSGTSGTSGTSGTSGTASSPLGNILAQTGNLITATGTVVSATGNQISGTSVPGVNSATTTNLGNAVSSLGNGVQTLGNGTAAGLGTLGTSTNPLGPTLTSTSGVVSNVGNAVSSLGGVVTSIGTGPLAPLAPVTSPLGGAVGTLGSTVTQVGSGLNNVLTSAPIQQLETGVSSIINPITNAVSGTTQTIGTATGLGAPVNNLLTTVGNGLNAAGTKVSGSTNNQVVQAVGGVVSQLGNTVTSVGGLLTGGTTNPLAPITGVLSGGSTNPLAPITGVAGSLSGTLGANAGLTAGTTQPGATTNPLAPVTGLLGGLSGSAGGNATAGLTAALAPVTNLVGSLTAGMTGAVAATPPATTAGSTTTAPATGVVGSLTGGATASGTSTTNLLAPVTNLIGGLLGSVSGK